In Streptomyces sp. NBC_01381, a genomic segment contains:
- the mutA gene encoding methylmalonyl-CoA mutase small subunit, translating to MTVLPDDGLSLAAEFPDATHEQWQRLVEGVLRKSGKDVSGSAAEEALSTALEDGLSTRPLYTAREAAPDAGYPGFAPFVRGGGAAGTAASGWDVRQRHATTDPARSNETVLADLENGVTSLWLGVGAGALAVSGLARALDGVFLDLAPVALDAGAEFEPAARELFRLYEERGIAEDTAHGTLGADPLGHEARTGERLDAAAAVELARVCGQRYPNLRALAVDALPYHEAGGSAAQELGASLATGVAYLRELTDAGLSVEAACAQLEFRYAATADQFLTIAKLRAARRLWARVAEVCGAPQAGAQRQHAVTSPVMMSRRDPWVNMLRTTVACLGGGVGGADAVTVLPFDHSLGLPDAFARRIARNTSTILLEESHLARVIDPAGGSWYVERLTDELAHAAWEFFQEIEGAGGQAAALRSGLVGERLAATWAKRSKKLATRREPITGVSEFPNLTERPVEREASPAEPSGGLPRVRRDEAYEALRARSDAHLAATGARPRVFLAALGPAAAHTARASFASNLFQAGGIEAVHDPVSVDATSAAEAFKASGATVACLCSSDGLYEEQAEAVADALKSAGAQRVFLAGRPAEHKAVDAYVFAGCDAVSVLSSTLDHMGVA from the coding sequence ATGACGGTCCTGCCTGACGACGGGCTTTCGCTGGCCGCCGAGTTCCCTGATGCGACCCATGAGCAGTGGCAGCGCCTGGTGGAAGGCGTACTGCGCAAATCGGGTAAGGACGTATCGGGATCGGCCGCCGAGGAAGCGCTGTCCACCGCGCTCGAGGACGGGCTCAGCACCCGCCCCTTGTACACCGCCCGAGAAGCCGCGCCCGACGCCGGCTACCCGGGTTTCGCCCCCTTTGTCCGGGGCGGTGGAGCCGCGGGCACTGCCGCGTCCGGCTGGGACGTACGCCAGCGGCACGCGACCACGGACCCGGCGCGCTCCAACGAGACGGTGCTCGCGGACCTGGAGAACGGCGTCACGTCGCTCTGGCTCGGCGTGGGTGCAGGCGCGCTTGCGGTGTCCGGACTCGCCCGGGCGCTCGACGGCGTCTTTCTCGACCTGGCCCCCGTCGCCCTGGACGCGGGCGCCGAATTCGAGCCCGCCGCACGTGAGTTGTTCCGTCTGTACGAGGAGCGCGGCATCGCCGAGGACACGGCGCACGGCACCCTGGGCGCGGACCCGCTCGGGCACGAGGCGCGCACCGGTGAGCGGCTCGACGCCGCGGCCGCCGTCGAACTGGCCCGCGTCTGCGGGCAGCGGTACCCGAACCTGCGGGCGCTGGCCGTGGACGCCCTGCCGTACCACGAGGCGGGCGGCTCGGCCGCGCAGGAGCTCGGCGCCTCCCTGGCCACGGGCGTGGCCTACCTGCGCGAGCTGACCGACGCCGGGCTCTCGGTCGAAGCGGCCTGCGCCCAGCTGGAGTTCCGGTACGCGGCCACCGCCGACCAGTTCCTGACCATCGCCAAGCTGCGTGCCGCGCGGCGCCTGTGGGCGCGGGTGGCCGAGGTCTGCGGTGCTCCGCAGGCCGGTGCCCAGCGGCAGCACGCCGTGACGTCGCCGGTGATGATGTCGCGCCGTGATCCGTGGGTGAACATGCTGCGGACGACGGTGGCCTGCCTCGGCGGGGGTGTCGGTGGCGCCGACGCCGTGACCGTCCTGCCGTTCGACCACTCGCTGGGCCTGCCGGACGCCTTCGCGCGCCGTATCGCCCGCAACACGTCGACGATCCTCCTGGAGGAGTCGCATCTGGCCCGGGTGATCGACCCGGCGGGCGGCTCCTGGTACGTGGAGCGGCTCACGGACGAACTCGCCCACGCAGCCTGGGAGTTCTTCCAGGAGATCGAGGGCGCGGGCGGCCAGGCCGCGGCCCTGCGCTCCGGCCTGGTCGGCGAGCGCCTCGCGGCGACCTGGGCCAAGCGCAGCAAGAAGCTCGCCACGCGGCGTGAACCGATCACCGGTGTCAGCGAGTTCCCGAATCTGACGGAGCGTCCGGTCGAGCGCGAGGCCTCCCCCGCGGAGCCGTCGGGCGGGCTGCCGCGCGTGCGCCGCGACGAGGCGTACGAAGCGCTGCGCGCCCGTTCGGACGCGCACCTCGCGGCGACCGGGGCCCGCCCCCGCGTGTTCCTCGCCGCGCTCGGCCCCGCCGCCGCGCACACCGCGCGGGCTTCGTTCGCCTCCAACCTCTTCCAGGCCGGCGGCATCGAAGCCGTCCACGACCCGGTGTCGGTGGATGCGACGTCGGCCGCCGAGGCGTTCAAGGCCAGCGGCGCGACGGTGGCGTGCCTCTGTTCCAGCGACGGGCTCTACGAGGAGCAGGCCGAAGCGGTCGCCGATGCGCTCAAGTCGGCAGGCGCGCAAAGGGTGTTCCTTGCCGGACGCCCCGCCGAGCACAAAGCCGTCGACGCGTACGTCTTCGCGGGCTGTGACGCCGTGTCCGTGCTCTCCTCCACCCTCGACCACATGGGAGTGGCGTAA
- a CDS encoding SDR family NAD(P)-dependent oxidoreductase, which produces MPSAPLSGRTVLITGATSGIGHETARLLAERGATVLVHGRTADDAQAAADRLVATAGIDADRLRAFAADFTRLDEVERLAHRVVAEHPRLDVLVNNAGMAAPERHTITPDGNEIAFQVNFLAHYLLTGLLEPALTTGPGGRIGRIVNVSSSLHRTASIQWNDPNRARRYSRLAAYAQSQLALTVFASDPRVTAVSVHPGVCETALMSLYANEGVSPAQGAAHVVRLCDPATEIVNGAYYDREERVEPAAAATEDRTVKRLSKLADLLVGHTATA; this is translated from the coding sequence ATGCCTTCTGCACCCCTGTCCGGACGGACCGTCCTGATCACCGGAGCCACCTCCGGGATCGGCCACGAGACCGCTCGGCTCCTCGCCGAACGCGGCGCCACCGTGCTGGTGCACGGCCGCACCGCCGATGACGCGCAGGCGGCGGCCGACCGCCTCGTCGCCACCGCCGGCATCGACGCCGACCGGCTCCGCGCGTTCGCCGCCGACTTCACCCGCCTCGACGAGGTCGAGCGCCTGGCGCACCGCGTCGTGGCCGAACACCCGCGGCTGGACGTGCTGGTGAACAACGCGGGCATGGCAGCCCCGGAGCGGCACACCATCACCCCGGACGGCAACGAGATCGCCTTCCAGGTGAACTTCCTCGCGCACTACCTGCTCACCGGCCTCCTTGAGCCCGCGCTCACGACCGGCCCCGGTGGCCGCATCGGCCGCATCGTCAACGTATCGTCCTCGCTGCACCGCACGGCGTCCATCCAGTGGAACGACCCGAACCGCGCCCGCCGTTACTCGCGCCTCGCCGCGTACGCCCAGTCGCAGCTTGCGCTCACGGTCTTCGCTTCGGACCCGCGCGTCACGGCGGTCTCGGTGCACCCCGGCGTGTGCGAGACAGCGCTGATGTCGTTGTACGCCAACGAGGGCGTGTCCCCGGCGCAGGGCGCGGCGCATGTGGTGCGGCTGTGCGACCCGGCGACGGAGATCGTCAACGGCGCGTACTACGACCGTGAAGAGCGGGTCGAGCCGGCCGCGGCCGCCACGGAGGACCGCACCGTCAAGCGCCTCAGCAAACTCGCGGACCTGCTGGTCGGCCACACCGCCACCGCTTGA
- a CDS encoding dihydrofolate reductase family protein — translation MTERRGRVICDLTISADGYSAGLDQTEERPFGADGGDGWGDKLHAWMFETAEENRAEVDQLGAAKAFIMGRNMFGPVRGAWDRKWDGWWGDDPPFHAPVFVLTHHAREPQPMDGGTTYHFVIDGIESALAQARAVAGDGEITVAGGATTVNQYLAAGLIDELRLHIVPLTLGAGTRLFEGVPPLKLEQVTSRAASLVTHVTYRVLS, via the coding sequence ATGACCGAACGCAGGGGCAGGGTGATCTGCGACCTCACGATCTCCGCCGACGGGTACTCGGCCGGGCTCGACCAGACCGAGGAACGCCCGTTCGGCGCCGATGGCGGCGACGGCTGGGGCGACAAGCTGCACGCCTGGATGTTCGAGACGGCGGAGGAGAACCGGGCCGAGGTCGACCAGCTGGGCGCGGCCAAGGCGTTCATCATGGGCCGCAACATGTTCGGCCCCGTGCGCGGCGCGTGGGACCGGAAGTGGGACGGCTGGTGGGGCGACGATCCGCCGTTCCACGCCCCGGTCTTCGTCCTCACCCACCACGCGCGCGAGCCGCAGCCGATGGACGGCGGCACGACGTACCACTTCGTCATCGACGGAATCGAGTCGGCACTGGCCCAGGCGCGGGCGGTGGCCGGGGACGGCGAGATCACGGTCGCGGGCGGCGCGACCACCGTCAACCAGTACCTCGCCGCCGGCCTGATCGACGAGCTGCGGCTGCACATCGTGCCGCTCACGCTCGGCGCCGGTACGCGGCTGTTCGAGGGCGTCCCGCCGCTGAAACTCGAACAGGTGACGTCGCGGGCAGCGAGCCTGGTCACGCACGTGACCTACCGCGTGCTGTCCTGA
- a CDS encoding VOC family protein gives MACRISELILDCADPEHLAAFWSEVLGYVELGREGDGSIEIGPPDVGFGGPQPTLVLSPSSDPRAGKLPLHIDVNATDRDQDAELERLLALGARPADVGQTGTESWHVLADPEGNESCLLRRRINPVRPHALPAQDSTR, from the coding sequence ATGGCATGCCGCATCAGTGAACTGATCCTCGACTGCGCCGACCCCGAGCACCTCGCCGCATTCTGGAGCGAGGTGCTCGGCTACGTGGAACTCGGCCGCGAGGGCGACGGAAGCATCGAGATCGGGCCGCCCGACGTCGGCTTCGGCGGCCCGCAGCCCACGCTCGTCCTCAGTCCCAGCAGCGACCCGCGGGCCGGCAAGCTCCCCCTGCACATCGACGTCAACGCCACCGACCGCGATCAGGACGCCGAGCTGGAGCGGCTGCTCGCGCTCGGCGCAAGGCCCGCAGACGTCGGCCAGACCGGCACCGAGAGCTGGCACGTCCTTGCCGATCCGGAAGGCAATGAATCCTGCCTCCTGCGCCGCCGGATCAACCCCGTCCGACCGCACGCCCTTCCGGCTCAGGACAGCACGCGGTAG
- a CDS encoding N-acetyltransferase encodes MPMMLGTPGVDGLGEVVGVLREWQCDGAPMQLHPGDLGWFWRFGAQATAAAVRTWSRGGRILAAGLLDEPELLRLAIAPDALRDEELARRLVEDVTGPERGVLGEGKVAVDAPAGALVHDLLSDHGWGTDEPWTPLRRDLTEPVSDPGVRIEVIGPEQAHVRAAVQRAAFRGSTFTEERWRAMAAGLPYADARCLVTYDEQGAAVATVTVWSAGTGRPGVLEPMGVHAEHRGHGHGKAITVAAAAALQELGSSSALVATPSRNSGAVATYESAGFQRLPVFRDRFRGA; translated from the coding sequence ATGCCAATGATGTTGGGTACGCCGGGCGTTGACGGTCTTGGCGAGGTGGTGGGCGTGCTGCGGGAGTGGCAGTGCGACGGGGCGCCGATGCAGCTGCATCCGGGGGACCTGGGCTGGTTCTGGCGGTTCGGTGCGCAGGCTACGGCCGCGGCGGTCCGGACATGGAGCCGGGGCGGACGGATCCTCGCCGCCGGTCTCCTCGACGAGCCCGAGCTGCTGCGGCTGGCGATCGCGCCGGACGCGCTGCGCGACGAGGAGCTGGCGCGGCGGCTGGTCGAGGACGTGACCGGGCCGGAGCGCGGCGTGCTGGGAGAGGGGAAGGTGGCAGTCGACGCGCCGGCGGGCGCGCTGGTCCACGATCTGCTGTCCGACCACGGCTGGGGCACCGACGAGCCGTGGACGCCGCTGCGCCGCGACCTCACGGAGCCGGTGAGCGACCCCGGCGTGCGGATCGAGGTGATCGGGCCGGAGCAGGCACATGTGAGGGCCGCCGTGCAGCGGGCGGCGTTCCGCGGGTCTACGTTCACCGAGGAGCGCTGGCGGGCGATGGCGGCCGGATTGCCGTACGCCGACGCCCGGTGTCTGGTCACGTACGACGAGCAGGGCGCCGCAGTGGCGACGGTGACGGTCTGGTCGGCCGGTACGGGCAGGCCCGGGGTGCTGGAGCCGATGGGCGTGCACGCGGAACATCGCGGTCACGGTCACGGCAAGGCGATCACCGTCGCCGCGGCGGCCGCACTCCAGGAGCTGGGCTCGTCGAGCGCGCTCGTCGCCACCCCGAGCCGCAACTCCGGCGCCGTCGCCACCTATGAGTCGGCCGGTTTCCAGCGGCTCCCGGTGTTCCGGGACCGGTTCCGGGGCGCCTAG
- a CDS encoding DMT family transporter, whose translation MSVDGAERGPSPRSSPTALAGRAFGAIPPTALVLLGIVSVQVGAALAKHLFSAVGSFGTVALRLLFAAAVLLLLWRPSLRMTRRAWTVVLGYGVTLGAMNLCFYLALARIPLGIAVTVEFLGPLAVALAGSRRWLDACWAVLAAGGVVLLMEGSGGELDVVGLLFALAAGVCWGLYILVGAALGRHTTEGNGLALGMAVAALVAVPFGVAESGTALMQPWVLVAGLGVALLSSVIPYSLDLEALRKIPPRVFGILMSLEPAMAALIGLVVLQESLLWSQWIAVLCVVAASAGAARGTRPDR comes from the coding sequence ATGAGCGTCGACGGGGCCGAACGCGGCCCGTCGCCCCGATCCTCCCCGACCGCGCTTGCCGGCCGTGCGTTCGGCGCGATCCCGCCAACTGCCCTGGTGCTGCTCGGCATTGTCAGCGTTCAGGTGGGCGCGGCGTTGGCCAAGCATCTGTTCAGCGCCGTCGGCAGCTTCGGGACGGTCGCGTTGCGGCTGCTCTTCGCGGCGGCGGTACTGCTGCTGTTGTGGCGGCCCTCGCTGCGCATGACACGTCGCGCGTGGACCGTCGTGCTCGGCTACGGCGTGACGCTCGGCGCGATGAACCTGTGCTTCTACCTGGCGCTGGCCCGGATCCCGCTGGGGATCGCGGTGACCGTCGAGTTCCTCGGACCGCTTGCGGTGGCCCTTGCCGGGTCGAGGCGCTGGCTCGACGCGTGCTGGGCGGTGCTCGCGGCAGGCGGTGTGGTCCTGCTGATGGAGGGCAGCGGCGGCGAACTCGACGTCGTGGGCCTGCTGTTCGCCCTCGCCGCGGGAGTGTGCTGGGGCCTGTACATCCTGGTCGGCGCGGCACTGGGCCGCCACACCACGGAAGGCAACGGTCTGGCGCTCGGCATGGCCGTCGCGGCACTGGTGGCGGTGCCCTTCGGCGTGGCCGAGAGCGGAACGGCGCTGATGCAGCCGTGGGTCCTGGTCGCGGGGCTCGGCGTGGCGCTGCTGTCGTCGGTGATCCCGTACTCGCTGGACCTGGAAGCGCTGCGCAAGATTCCACCGCGTGTGTTCGGCATCCTGATGAGCCTGGAACCGGCGATGGCGGCCCTCATCGGCCTCGTCGTGCTCCAGGAGTCGCTGCTCTGGTCGCAGTGGATCGCGGTGCTGTGCGTGGTGGCCGCATCGGCGGGTGCCGCACGTGGCACCCGCCCGGACAGGTGA
- the kdpB gene encoding potassium-transporting ATPase subunit KdpB produces the protein MLHTAPQQAPTPPTKPPSGGGSRNRRTDGGRRIRSGALVDPVQVMKSFPDAVHKLHPRALAKKPVLFVVGCGSVLTTLSALLDPSVFAWVISAWLWLTVIFANLAEAVAEGRGKAQARALRKARTDTVALRLRDNWRVGVDLELARTEAVAATELQPFDFVLVGAGELIPADGDVVEGVAAVDESAVTGESAPVIRESGGDRSGVTGGTTVLSDRLVVRVTSRAGDSFLDRMIALVEGASRQKTPNEIALNILLSALTIVFVLVVVALQPMASYANAAQSTTVLVALLVTLIPTTIGALLSAIGIAGMDRLVQRNVLAMSGRAVEAAGDVNTLLLDKTGTITLGNREAAAFVPLPGIDELRLADAAQLSSLADETPEGRSVVVLAKNRYGLREPAQGELANAKFAQFSAQTRMSGVDLRWDNGAACVIRKGAAAQVITWVELRGGQVPPEARLFSDSVAASGGTPLLVAVHDWDGPRVLGLIHLKDVVKDGIRERFDELRRMGIRTIMITGDNPLTARAIAAEAGVDDYLAEATPEEKLGLIRREQEGGKLVAVTGDGTNDAPALAQADVGVAMNTGTSAAKEAGNMVDLDSNPTKLIEIVEIGKQLLITRGALTTFSITNDVAKYFAIIPAMFTGAYPGLEALNIMGLHSPTSAITSAIIFNALIIVALIPLALRGVRYRPASAHDLLRRNLALYGLGGLVLPFVGIKLIDLVISTVPGLG, from the coding sequence ATGCTTCACACCGCCCCGCAGCAGGCTCCGACTCCGCCCACGAAGCCGCCGTCCGGGGGTGGTTCGAGGAACCGGCGGACGGACGGTGGGCGGCGCATCCGGTCGGGGGCGCTCGTCGATCCCGTACAGGTGATGAAGTCGTTTCCCGACGCGGTGCACAAGCTGCACCCGCGGGCGCTGGCCAAGAAGCCGGTGCTGTTCGTCGTCGGCTGCGGTTCGGTGCTCACCACGCTCTCCGCGCTGCTCGATCCGTCCGTGTTCGCCTGGGTGATCAGCGCCTGGCTGTGGCTGACGGTGATCTTCGCGAACCTCGCGGAGGCGGTCGCCGAGGGCCGCGGCAAGGCGCAGGCCCGCGCGCTGCGCAAGGCGCGTACGGACACGGTGGCGCTGCGGCTTCGCGACAACTGGCGGGTGGGCGTGGACCTTGAGCTCGCGCGGACCGAGGCGGTGGCCGCCACCGAGCTGCAGCCCTTCGACTTCGTGCTGGTCGGGGCCGGTGAGCTGATCCCGGCCGACGGCGATGTCGTCGAGGGTGTCGCGGCGGTCGACGAGTCCGCCGTCACCGGCGAGTCCGCGCCCGTCATCCGCGAGTCGGGCGGCGACCGCAGCGGCGTCACGGGCGGTACGACGGTGCTCTCCGACCGCCTGGTGGTGCGCGTGACCTCGCGCGCCGGCGACTCCTTCCTCGACAGGATGATCGCGCTCGTCGAGGGCGCGTCACGGCAGAAGACCCCGAACGAGATAGCGCTGAACATCCTGCTCTCCGCGCTCACCATCGTCTTCGTCCTGGTCGTCGTCGCCCTCCAGCCGATGGCCTCGTACGCGAACGCGGCACAGTCCACGACCGTGCTCGTCGCCCTCCTCGTCACGCTCATCCCGACGACCATCGGGGCGCTGCTCTCGGCGATCGGCATCGCGGGCATGGACCGGCTCGTGCAGCGCAACGTCCTCGCGATGTCCGGCCGCGCGGTCGAGGCGGCGGGCGACGTGAACACACTGCTCCTCGACAAGACCGGCACCATCACCCTCGGCAACCGCGAGGCGGCAGCCTTCGTGCCGCTGCCCGGCATCGACGAACTGCGGCTCGCGGACGCGGCGCAGCTCTCCTCGCTCGCCGACGAGACACCCGAGGGCCGCTCCGTCGTCGTACTCGCCAAGAACAGGTACGGCCTGCGCGAGCCCGCCCAAGGAGAGCTGGCCAACGCCAAGTTCGCACAGTTCAGCGCACAGACCCGGATGAGCGGCGTCGATCTGCGCTGGGACAACGGCGCGGCCTGCGTCATCCGCAAGGGCGCCGCGGCGCAGGTGATCACCTGGGTGGAGCTGCGCGGCGGCCAAGTGCCGCCCGAGGCACGGCTGTTCAGCGATTCGGTCGCGGCGTCCGGCGGCACTCCGCTGCTCGTCGCGGTGCACGACTGGGACGGTCCGCGCGTCCTGGGTCTGATCCATCTCAAGGACGTCGTCAAGGACGGGATCAGGGAGCGGTTCGACGAGCTGCGCCGGATGGGCATCCGCACGATCATGATCACCGGTGACAATCCGCTGACCGCGCGGGCGATCGCCGCCGAAGCGGGCGTCGACGACTATCTCGCGGAGGCCACGCCCGAGGAGAAGCTCGGCCTGATCAGGCGGGAGCAGGAGGGCGGGAAGCTGGTGGCGGTGACCGGCGACGGCACCAACGACGCGCCCGCGCTCGCGCAGGCCGATGTGGGCGTGGCGATGAACACCGGGACCTCGGCCGCCAAGGAGGCCGGGAACATGGTGGACCTGGACTCCAACCCCACCAAGCTCATCGAGATCGTCGAGATCGGCAAGCAACTCCTCATCACCCGGGGTGCGTTGACGACGTTCTCGATCACGAACGACGTGGCGAAGTACTTCGCGATCATCCCGGCGATGTTCACCGGCGCGTATCCCGGCCTGGAGGCGCTGAACATCATGGGCCTGCACAGCCCCACGTCGGCGATCACCTCGGCGATCATCTTCAACGCGCTGATCATCGTGGCGCTGATCCCGCTGGCGCTGCGCGGCGTGCGCTACCGGCCCGCGTCGGCGCACGATCTGCTGCGCCGCAACCTCGCCCTGTACGGCCTCGGAGGTCTGGTCCTGCCCTTCGTCGGCATCAAGCTGATCGACCTGGTGATCTCCACGGTCCCGGGGCTCGGCTGA
- a CDS encoding SAV_915 family protein, with protein MAELQCGEDPEPCEPGPAGPLFVPVRPGPAGCVARLFRTPVGGRTAVAFTTRRRLTAALGSRQAWIRLSEPALRALTEPLGVPHVTVDPRLAAHPVAPPRRRTPVWRDWDPQAVGALRVTGAAAVVGALTPWIG; from the coding sequence ATGGCAGAGCTGCAGTGCGGCGAGGACCCCGAGCCTTGTGAACCGGGCCCGGCCGGACCGCTGTTCGTCCCCGTCCGGCCGGGACCCGCGGGCTGTGTGGCCCGCCTGTTCCGCACCCCCGTCGGCGGCCGCACCGCCGTCGCCTTCACCACCCGGCGGCGGCTGACCGCGGCCCTCGGCTCCCGGCAGGCCTGGATCAGGCTCTCCGAGCCTGCGCTGCGTGCGCTCACCGAGCCGCTCGGCGTCCCCCACGTCACCGTCGACCCGCGGCTCGCCGCGCACCCGGTCGCCCCGCCCCGGCGGCGCACGCCCGTCTGGCGCGACTGGGACCCGCAGGCCGTCGGCGCGCTGCGGGTCACCGGGGCCGCCGCCGTGGTCGGCGCCCTGACCCCCTGGATCGGCTGA
- the lysA gene encoding diaminopimelate decarboxylase translates to MTTLHAPLTPDATADDDLSVWPASTARLAHGDLAVGGVPLTEIAERFGTPAYLLDEADVRTRCRTYLHAFPEAEVHYAAKAFLCRAMAHWVAEEGLGLDVCSAGELELAVTTGFPAERIVLHGNAKSPHDLAAALRLGVGRIVIDSASEIARLAAAIPPGSRQKVLVRVVPGIAAGGHAKIRTGTDDQKFGLSITDGSAQHAIARIIGQPGLELTGLHCHLGSQITTEKPFLAAVRRLVGLMARVKDQHGVTLPELDLGGGHGIAYRPGEPALDITALARKVRAELIESCAAAGLTVPRLLIEPGRAIAGPAGVALYRVLAVKRTGGRTFVAVDGGMSDNPRPALYGVRYVPRLIGRHSLVAPAPVTVVGRHCEAGDVLASDVELPGDIRPGDLLGVPVAGAYHLSMASGYNLVGRPPVVAVADGRARLLVRRESLEDFRSRDVGL, encoded by the coding sequence ATGACCACGCTGCACGCTCCGCTCACCCCGGACGCCACCGCCGACGACGACCTGTCCGTCTGGCCCGCATCCACCGCGCGCCTCGCCCACGGCGACCTCGCCGTCGGCGGCGTACCCCTCACCGAGATCGCCGAACGCTTCGGCACCCCGGCGTACCTCCTCGACGAGGCCGACGTACGCACCCGCTGCCGCACCTATCTGCACGCCTTCCCCGAAGCCGAAGTGCACTACGCCGCCAAGGCGTTCCTGTGCCGCGCGATGGCGCACTGGGTGGCGGAGGAGGGGCTCGGCCTCGATGTCTGCTCGGCCGGTGAGCTGGAGCTGGCCGTCACCACGGGCTTCCCCGCCGAGCGGATCGTGCTGCACGGCAACGCCAAGAGCCCGCACGACCTGGCGGCGGCGCTGCGGCTCGGCGTAGGGCGCATCGTCATCGACAGCGCATCGGAGATCGCCCGCCTCGCGGCGGCGATCCCGCCGGGCAGCCGGCAGAAGGTGCTTGTCCGGGTGGTGCCGGGCATCGCGGCCGGCGGCCACGCCAAGATCCGCACCGGGACCGACGACCAGAAGTTCGGCCTGTCGATCACCGACGGCTCGGCGCAGCACGCCATCGCCCGCATCATCGGCCAACCAGGCCTCGAACTGACCGGCCTGCACTGCCACTTGGGCTCGCAGATCACCACCGAGAAGCCGTTCCTCGCGGCCGTACGCCGACTCGTCGGCCTGATGGCCCGCGTCAAGGACCAGCACGGCGTCACCCTCCCTGAACTGGACCTCGGCGGCGGCCACGGCATCGCCTACCGCCCCGGCGAACCGGCCCTCGACATCACCGCCCTCGCCCGCAAGGTGCGCGCCGAGCTGATCGAGAGCTGCGCGGCGGCCGGGCTCACGGTGCCCCGGCTGCTGATCGAACCGGGGCGCGCCATCGCGGGCCCCGCCGGGGTGGCCCTCTACCGCGTCCTCGCGGTCAAGCGCACCGGCGGCCGCACCTTCGTCGCGGTGGACGGCGGGATGAGCGACAACCCACGGCCCGCGCTGTACGGCGTGCGGTACGTGCCGCGGCTGATCGGCAGGCACTCCCTGGTCGCACCCGCGCCGGTGACCGTCGTGGGACGGCACTGCGAGGCCGGTGACGTGCTCGCGTCCGACGTCGAACTCCCCGGCGACATCAGGCCGGGCGACCTCCTCGGCGTGCCGGTGGCCGGCGCCTACCACCTCTCCATGGCCTCCGGCTACAACCTGGTCGGCCGCCCGCCCGTGGTGGCGGTGGCCGACGGGCGCGCGCGGCTCCTGGTGCGGCGCGAGTCCCTGGAGGACTTCCGCAGCAGGGACGTAGGTCTGTAG
- a CDS encoding response regulator transcription factor: MLADDSTLLREGLARLLADEGHTVTASVGDARALLAAVAEDPPDAAVIDVRMPPTHTDEGLRAALEIRNGWPGTSVLVLSQYVERRYATELLTTATEGVGYLLKDRVVQVDEFLDALERVGSGQTAFDPEVVRQLLALSSHTDPLQRLTPREREVLGKMAQGHTNAAIAGQLYVSQSAVEKYINAIFDKLELTGTTGYSRRVLAVLRYLGS; encoded by the coding sequence ATGCTCGCCGACGACTCGACCCTGCTGCGGGAGGGCCTGGCCCGGCTCCTCGCGGACGAGGGCCATACGGTCACGGCCTCGGTCGGCGATGCGCGGGCGCTGCTCGCCGCGGTGGCCGAGGATCCGCCGGACGCCGCCGTCATCGACGTACGCATGCCGCCCACGCACACCGACGAGGGGCTGCGTGCCGCCCTTGAGATCCGGAACGGCTGGCCGGGTACGAGTGTGCTCGTGCTGTCCCAGTACGTCGAACGCCGTTACGCCACCGAGCTGTTGACCACCGCCACCGAAGGCGTCGGCTATCTGCTGAAGGACCGGGTCGTCCAGGTCGACGAGTTCCTGGACGCCCTGGAGCGGGTCGGCTCGGGCCAGACCGCCTTCGACCCTGAGGTCGTACGGCAGTTGCTGGCCCTCAGCAGTCACACCGACCCGCTGCAGCGGCTGACCCCGCGCGAGCGCGAGGTGCTCGGCAAGATGGCGCAGGGCCACACGAACGCGGCGATCGCCGGTCAGTTGTACGTCTCGCAGAGTGCCGTCGAGAAGTACATCAACGCGATCTTCGACAAGCTGGAGCTGACGGGCACGACGGGTTACAGCCGCCGAGTCCTCGCCGTCCTGCGCTACCTCGGTTCCTGA